In Borreliella spielmanii, the DNA window ACTAAAATAGATAATATAGAAAAAAGTTTAAACTATAAAATAGATAGTTTGGATACCAAAATAGATAGTGTAGAAAAAAGTTTAGATTATAAAATAGGTAGTTTAAATACCAAAATAGATAGTGTAAATACCAAGATAGATTTTGTAGAAAAAAATTTGCAAAAAGACATAGCTATTTTAAATACTAAGATAGATAATGAAGTAAAGGATTTACGTAAAGATCTTAATACTGGAAACAGACTAATCCATTTTATGATAATAACAGCCGCAATTCTAGGTCCAATATTAAATGCTTTATTTATGAAATATTTACAATTCATCAAATGATGAATAACACATAATTTTTTTTCAAGCATTATATTATAATGCTAATGGGTATTATTAAAAAGAAACATTTTATTTTTGATCTATTCTAAAATAGAACTTATTTAAACTTTTTAACAAAAAGAATTTAAATAAGTTATTTTTTTGTAAAAAG includes these proteins:
- the bdr gene encoding Bdr family repetitive protein encodes the protein MNNLAYRTYNIESIKNEFLNIGFSEEAIDFVFLHNDNFNFEYLKEKIIDVEKTLRKDISNLDIKIDTVEKGLNTKIDSVEKNLQKDISNLDTKIDNIEKSLNYKIDSLDTKIDSVEKSLDYKIGSLNTKIDSVNTKIDFVEKNLQKDIAILNTKIDNEVKDLRKDLNTGNRLIHFMIITAAILGPILNALFMKYLQFIK